A stretch of the Photobacterium toruni genome encodes the following:
- the mnmG gene encoding tRNA uridine-5-carboxymethylaminomethyl(34) synthesis enzyme MnmG, with the protein MFYQEKFDVIVVGGGHAGTEAALAAARMGQKTLLLTHNIDTLGQMSCNPAIGGIGKGHLVKEVDALGGLMAHAIDKGGIQFRTLNSSKGPAVRATRAQADRALYKAAVRNVLENQPNLMIFQQAVTDLIVENNRVTGAVTEMGLKFHAKAVVLTVGTFLGGKIHIGLENYSGGRTGDPASNALAARLRELPLRVDRLKTGTPPRIDARSVDFSVLETQHGDNPTPTFSFMGKQSDHPRQIPCFITYTNERTHEVIRNNLDRSPMYAGVIEGIGPRYCPSIEDKVMRFADKNSHQIFIEPEGLTTNELYPNGISTSLPFDVQMQIVRSMKGFENATIMRPGYAIEYDFFDPRDLKQTFENKYIDGLFFAGQINGTTGYEEAAAQGLMAGMNAALQTQDKEGWCPRRDQAYMGVLIDDLSTIGTKEPYRMFTSRAEYRLLLREDNADLRLTPMGRELGLVDDERWARFNQKLENMEQERQRLKDIWVNPNSDHIENLNKILKSPIVREANGEDLLRRPEVTYEQLTTIETFAPAHEDIEAREQVEIQIKYQGYIDRQRDEVEKSLRHETTKLPFDLDYSLVKGLSNEVVIKLNDAKPESVGMASRISGITPAAISLLLVYLKKHGLLKKGE; encoded by the coding sequence ATGTTTTACCAGGAAAAATTTGATGTCATCGTTGTGGGTGGTGGTCATGCCGGTACAGAAGCGGCATTGGCAGCTGCCCGAATGGGACAGAAAACCTTACTATTGACCCATAATATCGATACGTTGGGCCAAATGTCGTGCAACCCAGCTATCGGCGGGATCGGGAAAGGACACCTGGTTAAAGAAGTTGATGCCCTTGGTGGCTTGATGGCACATGCTATCGATAAAGGCGGAATTCAATTCCGTACTCTCAACTCTTCCAAAGGCCCTGCAGTACGAGCAACACGTGCCCAAGCAGACCGTGCACTTTACAAAGCAGCAGTACGTAATGTATTGGAAAATCAACCTAATTTAATGATTTTCCAACAAGCTGTGACTGATTTAATTGTTGAGAACAATCGCGTAACAGGTGCTGTAACTGAAATGGGTTTAAAATTCCACGCGAAAGCTGTGGTATTAACCGTAGGTACATTCCTTGGCGGTAAAATTCATATTGGTTTAGAAAACTACAGCGGTGGTCGTACAGGTGATCCGGCATCAAATGCATTAGCTGCTCGTTTACGTGAATTACCATTACGCGTTGATCGCTTAAAGACCGGTACTCCGCCACGTATTGATGCGCGCAGTGTCGATTTTAGCGTGCTTGAAACTCAGCATGGTGATAATCCAACCCCAACATTTTCTTTTATGGGGAAACAATCGGATCATCCACGCCAAATTCCATGTTTTATCACTTACACTAACGAGCGTACGCATGAGGTTATTCGTAATAACCTTGATCGTAGCCCAATGTATGCTGGTGTGATTGAAGGTATTGGTCCTCGCTACTGTCCTTCTATTGAAGATAAAGTGATGCGTTTTGCCGATAAAAATAGTCACCAAATTTTCATTGAGCCTGAAGGCTTAACCACTAATGAACTGTATCCAAATGGTATTTCAACAAGCTTACCGTTTGATGTTCAAATGCAAATTGTGCGCTCAATGAAAGGTTTTGAGAATGCAACAATCATGCGTCCTGGTTATGCGATTGAATATGATTTCTTTGACCCGCGCGATCTTAAACAAACCTTTGAAAATAAATATATTGATGGATTGTTCTTTGCGGGCCAAATTAATGGCACGACCGGTTATGAAGAAGCAGCAGCACAAGGTCTAATGGCGGGTATGAACGCCGCTCTTCAAACGCAAGATAAAGAAGGTTGGTGCCCACGTCGCGATCAAGCTTACATGGGGGTATTGATTGACGATTTATCAACAATCGGTACCAAAGAACCTTACCGTATGTTTACTTCACGCGCAGAATATCGTTTGTTGTTACGTGAAGATAATGCGGATTTACGTCTAACACCAATGGGACGTGAATTAGGTCTTGTTGATGATGAACGTTGGGCGCGTTTCAATCAAAAACTAGAAAACATGGAACAAGAACGTCAGCGTTTAAAAGATATTTGGGTTAATCCAAATTCAGATCATATTGAGAATTTAAATAAGATCCTCAAGTCACCGATCGTACGTGAAGCGAATGGTGAAGATCTTCTTCGTCGTCCAGAAGTCACTTACGAACAATTAACGACAATTGAAACCTTTGCACCTGCACACGAAGACATTGAAGCGCGTGAGCAAGTTGAAATTCAGATTAAATACCAAGGTTATATTGATCGCCAACGTGATGAAGTTGAAAAGTCATTACGCCATGAGACCACTAAACTACCGTTTGATCTTGATTACAGTTTGGTGAAAGGTTTATCAAATGAAGTGGTGATTAAGCTTAATGATGCTAAACCTGAATCTGTCGGTATGGCATCTCGTATTTCAGGTATTACGCCTGCAGCAATTTCATTGCTATTGGTTTATTTGAAAAAACACGGTTTGCTTAAAAAAGGCGAATAA